In Elaeis guineensis isolate ETL-2024a chromosome 1, EG11, whole genome shotgun sequence, a genomic segment contains:
- the LOC140854769 gene encoding uncharacterized protein: MSNQALLQQNPAFLLRELARARERAVQLEACLGRAEEEREKWQRIAEEYKAMVASQRIAKEYKAIGSSPDVGDAASCTRHPLTIEELREGTGMELCKDAL; encoded by the exons ATG AGCAACCAGGCGCTCCTCCAGCAGAACCCGGCCTTTCTTCTGAGAGAATTGGCCAGGGCCCGTGAGCGAGCAGTGCAACTGGAAGCGTGTCTcgggagagcagaggaggagagggagaagtGGCAGAGGATCGCCGAGGAGTACAAGGCTATGGTCGCGTCTCAACGGATCGCCAAGGAGTACAAGGCTATAGGTTCCTCACCGGATGTGGGTGACGCCGCCTCATGCACCCGCCACCCATTGACGATAGAGGAACTGAGGGAGGGAACAGGGATGGAATTGTGCAAGGACGCCTTGTAA